The DNA window CGCCAAACCGGTCACCGCAATGGCCGCGAGCTTTGAGACTGCGGATCCCCATTACGATGCCGTTTCCGGCCCGTCGCGTCATGGGTCGATCGCTGCGGTCGCGGGGCGAAGATGGGGTTGCGTGTTCGTGTCCGACACCTCGGGTTTTGTCGTGTCGAGAGCCCGGGTCCATCCACCTCCCAAGGCCTTGGCGAGGGCGATGTGGTCGGTGGCGATGGCGACGCGGCTCTGGATGAGCGCATCTTCGGCCGAGTAAAGCGAGCGCTCCGCGTCGAGCACGCCCAGAAAGCTCGAACTGCCGCTTTGATAGAGAGTTCGCGACAGGGTTGCGGCGCGCCTGTACTGGTTCGCGGCTTCCGCGAGGCTGCGCGAGCGGCTGCGCTCCTTGGCCAGCGAGACAAGCGCATTCTCGACATCTTCGAGCGCCGTGAGGACGCTCTGGCGCCAAGCGATGAAATACTGATCGCGAACCGCAGCGGCTTCGTCGCGTGCGGCGACCAGCCGGCCGCCCTCGAAGATCGGGATCGTTACCGACGGCCCCCACGACCAGGCGATGGTCGAGGCCTTGCCGAGATCGCCGACGCGAGTGGCCGATGTCGAGACCGACCCGGTGAGACCGACGCTGGGATAGAGCGCGGCTTCGGCGGCGCCGACCTTCGCCGTATACTGAGCGAGGCGTCGTTCCGCGGCGCGGATGTCGGGACGGTTGGCGAGCACGTCGGCAGGAATGCCGGAAGGCAGGCCGCGACGGGGCGACGGGATCGGTCCGCCCTTCGCCATGGCCCCGATCAGCGTGCCCGGCTCCCGACCGGTCAGGATCGCCAGGCGATGGACGGCCTGGGACAGCGAGGACTCAAGTCCGGGAATGTTGGCCTCGGTGCTCGCCGCCTGCGCCGTGGCCTTCGAACTGTCGACGGCGGATGCCGACCCGATGTCGAACTTGGTGCGGGTCAGCGCCGCCGTCTCCCGCTGGGATTTGGCGGTGCGGCGCGCGAGGGCGATGCGCGCCTGGTAGCCGCGCGCTTCGACATAGGTCGACGCGACATCGCCGACCAAGGTGAGCAGGGTCGAATCGAGATCGTTTCGGGCCGCTTCGACATTGGCGCTCGCCGCCTCGACGGTACGGGCTTCCGCGCCGAAGAGGTCGATCTCCCAACTGGCGTCGAAACCGGCCTGGAAGAGGTTCGATACGGGGGTGATGGCGCCTACGCTCGATGTGGTCGTCGTCTGCTGGCGGGTCGCCGAAGCGGTTTCCTCGACCGTCGGCAGGAGACCGCCGATCGCCTCCCGACGCAGGGCTCGGGCGGCGCGGATCTTCGCCTTGGCGGAAGCGACATCGAGATTGCCGTCCACCGCCTGCGCCATCAGCCGGTCGAGCAGGGGATCGTGCAGGTCGCGCCACCATTCCGCCAGTGCGGGCGGTGTTGCGGTCGTCTGGTCGGTCGCCCGATGCCAACGGGCGGGCAGGTCCGCCGCCGGAGGGCCGGCATAGTCGGGACCGACGGCACATCCGCCGAGGACCAGTACGGCGACGAGACAGCTGGCGTATGCGATGCCGGTCCACCGGGCCCGGGAACCGCCAGCCCCCGCGGTGAGCGGCCGTTCGCAACCAGGGCTTCGGCGTTGGGCTGCCCCCCGTATGTGCGGTTGGGGCCCAACGGGCAGTGGAACGGTTGCCGCCTGGACCCTGCCCGTCATGCGCGCACGGGATGCCCTTGGGCACTGAGTGCCGCCCGGCGGAACGGGGTCCGCGTGACGGTAGCAGGGCCGCCCGAGCCTGGCAGGATCTCCGTTGATCGTCATGATTTCAATCTCGCGCGAGGGCGGCGACCGGATCGAGCCGCGCCGCGCCATGGGCGGGCAGCCAACCGAAGACGACGCCGATCAGGGTGGAACAGCCGAAGGCGGCCAGGATGGTCGTTGCGGAATAGACGAAGACGAAGGTCGACCCGAGAAGGGCGAAGACGAAGCCGGCCGCCAAGGCGACCGCCACGCCGAGCACGCCGCCGATGAGGCAGACCAGGACCGCCTCGGTCAGAAACTGGCGCAGGATGTCGGAGCGCCGGGCTCCGACCGCCATGCGCACCCCGATCTCCTTCACCCGTTCCGACACCGACACAAGCATGATGTTCATCACCCCGATGCCGCCGACCACCAGCGAGATGACCGCAATGGCGGCGATCAGCAGGGCGAGCGTCGTCGTGGTGGCCGTAATGGTCTGGCGGATGTCGTCGGTATTGAGGACGAAGAAGTCCTTGGTGCCGTGACGGCGGATCAGGAATGCGGTGGCGGCCTGTTCGGCCAGGGTGGTGTCGACGGTGTCGGCGACGCGCAGCAGGATCGAGCGCAAAGAGGTGTCGCCCAGGAAACGCACCTGCACGGTTGTGTAGGCCAGGAAGACGGAGAGATTGCCGCTGGCGCCGAAACCCTGTTGCTTCTGGGTGACGCCGATTATCGTGCACGGCACCTTGCCGACCAGGATCACCTTGCCGATCGGGCTTTCGCTCGGGTCGGGAAACAGCGTCTTGGCGCTGTTCTCGTCGATCACGATTTCCTGCGACATGGCTCGGGCGGCGCCGGCGTCGAAGAAGCGGCCGGTCTTCAGCTTCGTCGCCTTGACCTCGAAATAGTCGGGGCCGACGCCGTTGACCTGCGCGCTGGCCTCGATCGCACCATAGCGCAGGGTGGAGGAGGTCGAGACCGTGGGGGTGACGCCGGCGACCCAGGTCTCGCGGGCGAGCGCCTCCGCGTCGGCGAGGACCAGGGTCTTGATACGGGCCGAACGCACGTCGCCGAAGTCCTTGCCCGGGAAGATCTCCAACGTATTGGTGCCGAGGCTCGAGATGTTGGACAGGACCTTCTGGCGCGAGCCTTCGCCGAGCGCCACCATGGCCACCACCGACGAGATGCCGATGACGATGCCGAGCATGGTGAGAAACGTGCGCATGCGATGGGCCAGCATGGCGAGTATCGCCATGTGGAACGATTCCTCGAAGCGGGCGACGAAGGCGCGCAGGCGCCCGACACTCGGCGGGGTCGGTCCCGGCCCGGTCCCGAGGCTGGCGCCGGCCGGGCCGTCCTCGCCGCTCTCGGCCGGATTTGGTTCGTCGGAGACGATGCGGCCGTCCGAAATCACCACGATGCGGCGCGCGCGCCGGGCCACTTGGGCGTCGTGGGTGACGAGGATCACCGTGTGGCCCTCGGCATTGAGCTCGGCGAGAATCTTCAAGACCTCCTCGCCGGAGCGGCGATCGAGCGCGCCGGTCGGCTCGTCGGCGAGGACCACGTCGGCGCCGTTCATCAGGGCGCGGGCGATCGAGACGCGCTGCTGCTGGCCGCCGGAAAGCTGTCCGGGGCGATGGGCGATACGGTCGGCAAGGCCGAGGCGGGTGAGCAGGGCGGCGGCGCGCTCCTGCCGCACGGCGCCGGGGGTGCCGGCATAGATGGCGGGAATCTCCGTGTTTCCGACCGCGGAAAGTTCCGAGAGCAGGTGATAGCGCTGGAAGATGAAGCCGAAGTGCTCGCGTCTGAGTTCGGCGAGTTCGTCCGGGTCGAGTTCGGCGGTGGAGCGGCCCTTGAAGCGGTATGCGCCGCTCGAGGGGCGGTCGAGGCAGCCGAGGATGTTCATCAGGGTCGACTTGCCGGAACCCGAGGCGCCCATGATGGCCACGAACTCGCCGGCGCGCACGTCGAGATCGATGTCGGCGAGCACAGCGACGGTGCCCTCGCCGGCCGGGTATTCCCGACCGACGCCATGCAGCGAAATCATCGGCTCGTCGCGCATGTCACAGCCCTCCGGGCGGGCCGGGCATCGACGACGCCTTGGCCTCGGCCGAACGGCGGCCGACGACGACCCTTTCGCCGGCCCTGAGCCCGGAGCGGATCTCTGCGCGGACCTTGTCGTCGAGACCGACCTCGACCCTGCGCCGTTCGGTCGTCCCGCCGGCGCCGATCACCTCGACGGTGCGCTCCGATCCCACACGTGCCGAAGAGAGCGCTGCGGTGGGCACCGTGACGACGCCCTTGGCCTCGCCGAGGATCACCTTGACCTGGGCGGTCATGTAGGTGCGCAGCACGCCGTCCGGATTGGGCACGTCGAAGCGGCCGTAATAGTAGATTGCCGATGAACTGGACGACGAGGACGAGGAGGAACTGGACGCGGTCGAGGTGGTCGACGAGGTGATCTGGCTGTCGGAGCGCAGGGTGTCGGGGGCGGGATCGAGCGATTCGAGCTTCGCCTCCCAGCGGCGGTCGAAGTCGCCCAGAATGGAGAAGACCACCGGCTGACCGAGCCGGACCTTGGGCGCGTCGGCCTCGGAAATCTCGGCGCGCACCGTCATGCGATCGATGCGGCCGAGAACCACGATGGTCGGCGCCGACTGCACGGCGTTAACGGTCTGGCCCTCCTGGGTGACCACCAGCAGCACGGTGCCGTCGATCGGGGCCACGATGCGCGTATAGCCGAGATCGACCCGGGCGGTGTCGACCTTGACCTCGGCCTGGGCGATCTGGGCGGTGAGGGAATCGATCTGGGCGCGGGTGGTGGCCACCGTCGCGCGGGCGCTTTCGAGGGCGTCCTTCGAACTCGCCTGCTTGGCATAGGTGGCTGTCTCGCGTTCGAGCACCGCCTCGGCATAGACGAGGCTCGCCTCCTTCTGGCGCTTCTGGGCGCGCACGTCGGCAAGCGCGGCCTCGGCGCTCTTGAGGTCGTTCTCCTGGGTGACGCTGTCGATGGTGGCGACGAGGTCGCCGGCCTTCACGGTGTCGCCGATCGCCACCTTCATCGCCGTGATGCGACCCGACACCTGGGCGCCGACGGCCACCAGACGCACCGGCCGCAGCGTGCCCGTCGCCTGCACGGTCTGCTGCAGATCGGCGACGGTCGCTTCGGCGACAAGGAGGTCGGCGAGCGGATCGCGCGCGCCGACGCCGCGCCACCACCACAGGCCTGCGAGGAGACCGGCGACGCCGAGGCCGGCGATCAGCGTACGGATCGTGGGGGTCATGCGGGAGCTCCTGGACGGACTTGGGGCGAGAGGAACGGGCCTCCCGGCCCCCCATCCTGTCGGGGCCGCCGGCGCAGCTCACGCCACGGCCGGAAGTCGGTTTGCGAACATCGTTTGCACACTCCATCCCCTGAAGGTTTCGGTCGATCGGGGCGAGACCCCCAAACCGAGAGCCAGCAGGACGAAACGAGACTGGCATATTTGGATACGCCATCGTATCTTTATTCCTGGAATTGGCGGCACCGTCAAGCTCGCACGGGCACGGCAGGGGTCGCGGACGAGCCGATGGCGGGCGAAGGCGGGAGAAGCGAGCGCTGTGGTGGAGAAGCGACAACGCGGGCGGCCCAAGGTGTCGCCTGATGCCGAGCAGCGGGACCGTATCGTCGACATCGGGCGCGGCGTCTTCCTCGAACGCGGCTACGGACGGTCCACGATGGACGAGGTGGCTGCCCGCGGGTGCGTCTCGAAAAAGACGCTCTACCGCTTCTTCGCCAACAAGCTGGAGCTTTTCGCTGCCGTGGTCGAGGCCCATCGCCATTCGATGCTGGCCTTTCCGGACGATCTCGACGCGTGCGACGTCGAGGCGGCGCTACGGGTGATCGTTCGCCTCGACATCGACGCCGATCAGGACCGGGAACGCCACGCACTGCTCGAAATGGCCTTCTTCGAGGCCGCGGCCCATCCCGAGCTGCACGAGGTGATCTTTGTCCATGGAGCGGAGCGGTCGCGGCGCGATCTGACAGAACGCCTGCAGCAGTGGGCGGCGGCGGGCAAACTCGTGCTCGACGACGCCGGTCTTGCCGCGGGCATTCTCATGGACATGGTCTTCGGCTCCGGCCGCCGGCCGCCGCGACCCGGCGAACCGGAAGATCCGGAAGCGCGGCGCCGGCGCCTGAAAGCCTGCATTGCCGTGTTCCTGCGCGGCACCATGCCGCGCCAAGGCCTGCCCGCCGCCCCCCTCCAGGACGAACGGCGGCCGGCGCCCCGGTGAACCGTCCCGCCGCGGATCCGACGGGGTCGTCAACGCCCGGGAATGCGCGGCCGTCATCGCCAAGACGGCGGACCGGTTTTCGCCCGGGACGCGGGGACGCGCGATGTGGTCGCATTCTCGCCGATGCGTTCGCAGCCTGGAAGCGGGAGCAACCCGATTCCGTCGCCCGCCGTCGCTAGACTTGGCAATTTCGGAGCCACAACACGACCCGATCGCAACGAGCGAACAACAACCAATGAGCGACAAAGCCGTCAAATCGGATTGATCGTACCCGAAAGCTTTTTGCCTCCGGTACCTGCCGCTCCGGGTCATTTCAGATCGTCATGGACAAATCCTGGGCGCACGCACTGGAGCAAACGAAAGACCGCTCACACTCCGTACAGCAGTATCATCGGTAAGATATCTGTCATATCGACTGATGGGGAAACATCAATAATACTTCAAGATCGGAATGAGCTTCCGTATTGTCACGCCCGAGCCTGGGCTCAAGCTTAAGCATTCGGCCGACGACAATTTGCAGACATTCCCTGCTTTCCCAAGGAACCCACTCCGACCGGCCGCGTTCTTCCGTCTCCAAACCATCAAGACGGGAGATCATCATGGGGCGCGGCATTCTTTTGTGGCTCATCGGGGTTCCGATTCCGATCATCCTGCTCCTGTTCCTGTTCATGCGATAGGGGCCGGACATGCAGGGAACACTGAACACGATCCCGCAGGGCGCGGCGGACTCGCGCACTTCGGGAACCAGTTGGGGTGCCATCATCGCGGGCGCCGTGGCGGCTGCGGCGATATCGGTCGTGCTGACCCTGATCGGCACAGGACTGGGCCTGACCATGGTCTCGCCCTGGTCCGGTGAGGGCGTCGGCCTGACCACCCTGGCGGTCTCGACCGTCATCTGGCTGATCATCGTCCAATGGGCCTCGGCGGGCGTCGGCGGCTATCTGACCGGCCGACTGCGCACCCGATGGGCGGCGCTGCACACCGACGAGGTCTTCTTCCGCGACACCGCGCATGGCTTCATGGCCTGGGCGCTGGCGACGCTGCTGGTCGTCGGCATGCTCGGCTCCGGCCTGGCCGGCGTCCTCTCGGGCGGCGCCAGGGTGGCGGCGGGTCTCGCCTCCGGTGCCGTGGCGGGTGCGTCCGCCGGAGCTGCGGCCAATGTCGGCCCCGGAACCGCGTCCGTCGCCACGTCCTATTTCGTCGACACCCTGTTCCGCCCGAGCGATCCGGCGCGGCTGTCGGGCCCTGAGGCCGATGGCGCCGGGGCGGCCGCCGCACAGGCGACGCGAATCCTCGTCACCGGCGCGACCGGCGACATCCGCCCGGAAGACCGGACCTACCTGGCCCAGTTGGTCGCCGCCCGCACCGGACTGAACGAGGCCGACGCCAAAACCCGCGTCGACGCCGTTCTGGCCCGCGTCGAGGAGGCCAAGGTCAGGGCCCGGCAGGCGGCCGATTCGGCCCGCAAGGCCAGCGCCGCCCTCGCCTTCACCACCGCGCTCGCTCTCATGATCGGCGCCTTCATCGCCAGCGTGGCGGCCGCCCTTGGCGCACGGTTGCGCGACGATGACGACGCCACGCTCGCCACCGTCGGCGGGCACCGGCCGGCGCTGGCCTGACCGAACGGCCCGGCCCCGGCCTGCCGGGTTCGGGCACCCGATCCCGAAACCATCTCCCCCCAGCAAACCGGAGGACACCATCATGGTCTCCAAGACCCTCGACGATCTCTTTTTGGACACCCTCAAGGACATCTACTACGCCGAACGCAAGATCCTGAAGGCACTGCCGAAGATGGCGCGCGGCGCGGTTTCGCCGGAACTCAAGGCGGCCTTCGAGAAGCATCGCGACGAGACCCAGGGCCAGATCGAGCGGCTGCAGCAGATCTTCGAACTGCTCAGCAAACGCGCGGTCGGCAAGACCTGTGCGGCGATCGAAGGCATCCTCGATGAGGGTGAGGACATCCTGGAGGAGTACAAGGGCTCGCCCGCCCTCGACGCTGGCCTGATCTCGTCCGCCCAGGCGGTCGAGCACTACGAGATGACCCGCTATGGCACCCTGCATCGCTGGGCGCAGGACCTCGGCATGTCCGAGGCGGCGAAGCTCCTCGCCGAGACGCTCGAGGAGGAAAAGTCGACCGACAAGGCCCTGACCGGACTGGCGGACGCTTCCGCCAACGCCAAGGCGAAGGCGAAGAAGGCCGCCGCCTGATCTACGGACGGCTGGAGGCGTGACGGTCGGCGGCGAGCCCGTCGGTTCGATCACACGCCTCCGCCGTCGAAGCGGGACCGAATGCCTCCGATCCGGAAGAGGATCGGCGCCGTGGCGACGTCTGCCGACGCCGCCACGGCGTTCGATTGTCCGACGCATATTGGTCGCCGCCAAGCCGGCCGCAGACCCTGCTCGCAACCGAGCGGCGCGTTGCCCCGACGGGTCGGCACGGCAGCTTCGACGCCGCCCGCCGCAGGGCGACCGTCTGCTCGAAAGCCCCGGCGGGACCGGTTCGGATATTCCATTATCCCTCTGAGATATATTGCTTTTTGAATTTCCAGAAACAAATCGGAGTACCGAATTCAGATGCGGCGATTTGCCGCATATCGGGCACCCGACGCCGCGCGACGCGTGCGGCTCGGCGTAATCCCTTCGGCGTACAGGACAATCTTTGATCGTTGGGGCTGCCCCAGTCGCCCGGCCCGCTCGATCCCGGCATGGCCGGCCCAACATGGCGGTAGCGCCGACGCCGGCAAGAGCCCAATCGGTAACCGACCTTCCCTTACGATCCCTCGCAAGACCGACCCGACAGCCGCCCTGTCGAAGAGCGCGCCTCCCGGCGGTCGGCGGCCGCCGATCGCGCCCCGCGCCGGACACCGGGAACACCGTGGGGCGGAAACGACTGGGACGATGTCTTCGAGACCAAGCCCAAGAACAGGACGAACGCACATGACGGCATCCTCGACACAGTTCCCGCAGTCCGGATCTGCTGCCGGACCGACCCGCGGGCGGGTCCCGATCGCGGGGAGCCGGCGCGACCTGCTGAAGGGCGCCTGCGCGGTCGCCGCTGGCCTGTCGTGGGTCGGGGCGGCTCGCGCCGACGGCACCACCAAGGCCAAGGGCCTCATCGACGCCACGGCCCGTGTGACGGCCGCCCGCCTCGACGCCATGGTGGCCGAGGCCTTCCCGCACTTTAATCGGCCCGTCATCCTGCCCGCGTTCGACGCTCGCCGTCACGGCGCCCGCTACGATGTCGACCTGCACCGCCTCGTGACCACGACGACCGTTCCGGAGACCGGCGAGACGGTCAAGATCAGCGGGCTTCTGGCCTTGCCGGTCGGCGTCACCGGGCCATTGCCGGTGGTGTCATGGCAGCACGGCACCATTCTGTCGTTCGATCAGGTTCCGTCCAACATGGTCCTGCTGGCCGATCCGGCGTATCGGATGAGCGACGAGAAGGATTCTCTGGAAACGCTGTTCAACATCCAGCGCTTCGCCGCCCAGGGCTATGCGGTGATCGCCGCCGACTATCTCGGCAAGGGTCCCTTCAGGGCCGGGCGGGGCGAGGCCTATGCGGTCAAGGATGCGACCGTGCGCACCTGCCTGGACATCCTGGAGACCGGCCTCGAAGCGATGAAGTCGCTGAAGGCGGAGCCCGGCCGGCTGTTCCTGAACGGCTGGTCGCAGGGCGCCCTCAATACGCAGTGGCTGCACCAGGACCTGCGCCGTCAGTCGCGCTCCATCACGGCCTCGGCCGTGCAGAGCCCATTCAACGATCTGACCGAATCCTGGCGCTACTGGGCCGGCGCCCAGACCTTTCCGCCGCTCGAGGGCGCCAAGGACTATCCGGCTGCCCCAAACTGGATCTCGCTCTGCATGATAATCGCGCTGGGCAGCTATCAACAGTATTATGGTCTCGATGGACTGATCAAAAGCGCCACAAGGCCCGAATTCCACGATCTCGCGCTCAAATACTGGGCCGACTATGCCTTGGACTTCGATCGATCCAAACCGTTCCCCAGCGGCGAGACCCTGCTCGTACCCGGTTTCTTCGACCGCTTCACGGATGATCGCAACAGCGCCTTCCTGAGGCAGATCGGGCTCAACATCGCCAACGTCCAACGCTACGATGCGCCGATCCGCTTCTACTACGGGCTGGCCGACGAGGCGATCCGGCCGGCCATGTCGCGCCGGGCGCTAGCCGCCGGCGGCCGGTTTGCCAGCGGGGCTGCGGTCGCGGGCGCCAGCCATCGCGGCACATTCCTGGCCTCGCTCTACGGCGACGGGTCGACGCTCGATGGTCAGGAAAATGTCGTCGACTGGTTCACGAGCCTGAACAAATAGCCGCGAAGGCCCCGTCGCTTCTGAATCCGGCCGCGCTCGATCCAAACGGGATCCGAGCGCGGCCGGAATTCGCTTCGCGGACCCCGAACCGCCTGCCACCCCGGTTCCACCGCCCGGATGACGAAGGGCAGCCGAAAGAATGCAGGCCCGGCGACCGAGACGGTCGGGGCCTGCACGGAACGATCATGTGAAGCCGGATGGATCGGTCTACTTGTAGGTAACGGCCCGGTTCGTGTCGTCCGTCCACATCCGCCGCATGCCCGCCAAGGTCGCTTCGTCGGACTCGCCGATCAAACGCGGCTCGAAATGTCCCCCGACCGGAACGAAAGCCTCCGGGTGCAGGAGATAGAGCGATGCGCTCTGGTCCCACAGCAGGGAGAGGCCGCCCGGTCCGCCGGCTTCCTTGGCGACCTTGACCGGATCCCAGGTGTCGCGCTTGCCCAGGAGTGCTGCCTTCAGGGTGCCCGGCAGGCCGGCATCCTTCAAACCCTCGACCATGGCCAGCGAGGGTTCGTAGCGCACCGGCTTGTTGCGCGGCACGTCGACCCAGATGCCCTTGTAGGACTTGATCTGCCGCGTCGCCAATTCACAGGCCGGCATATCGTATTCACAGTTGAACGAGAAGTTTCCAGGTCGTTGCGCCGGGTCCCCGATCGGCTTGCCCATGCTGACGACATGGGAGATCTTGTTCGACAGCGCCGGGCTATACTTGGCGAACGACGAGTAGCTGCCGATCATCACGAAATCGATCGTCTTGCAGGACGCCGTCGCGGCAACCAGAGCCTCCACGAAATCCGGCTTCGTGGCGGCGACCGGCGGGGCGACGGCGAGGAAATTGTTCGCCCGGTTCATGGCATTGCGGAAATACTGCAGCCAGGGCCAGGTCTTGGCGATGTCGGCCGGGTCGCGATCGCTGTTCGCCCCCGCGATCACCGGAATGGCGCGTTGTCCCGGCTCCGCGATGAGGCGCGCCAGGGCCGCCGCGCCCGCCTCCGCCCGCGTATAGCCCTCGGAGGTGATGATCGCCGCTACGTGGCGATTTCCGATCACGATCGGGATCGCCATCATGTCGTCGATATCGAAATCCGTATCGATCACCGTGCATTGCGCCCGCGGCGTCACATCATTGTCGACCTGCTGCGCAATCTGCGACTCCGGCTGGCACGCCGCCAGCAGCGTCGCGACCAGTCCGCCCAGCGCTGCAAGTCCCGCACGTTTCCCCAAATCCATCGACTGCCCCTCCTGACATCGTATTCAAGCTTCAATAGCTACAATCCGGCAGAATATAGCTGTTGTTTCGCCGGATTATGCTTATCCGCGATCGCTTAATTTTGATTTTCGCTGCGGAATATCGAAATAGACAACAGAATTTTCGTTACGTCATCATTACGGATTCATTGCCATGGGGCCGACGGCCTGGATGCAGCCAAACGGCAGGGTTTGGGTTGGAGTATGCGCATCGGTTTCGATGCCGTCCGGGTGCCTCACGATCGGCGGGCGGCCTGTCGCGTTGCGGCCGCGACAGATGGGCGGAAACGCGCGGACAAGGGCTTCGGGCGGCGCTTCCCTCGTCAGCGCATGTCTCCCCGGCTTCGCCGGACGGATTGACGATGCGACGCCGATCCCATACCGCACTGCAAAAGCGTGGACGGGCCGGGACCGTCGAGGCTGCGATCGTCGGGGCTGCCGGAGGTGGCAGCGTCCGCGCGAGGGAGGGATCACATGGCTGAGGTCTTCATCTGCGATTTCGTGCGCACCGCCATCGGCCGCTACGGCGGCTCGCTCGCCCGCGTGCGCACCGACGATCTGGCTGCCGCGCCGATCCGCGAACTGGCGCGCCGGCATCCGATCCTCGCGGAGGCGACCGAGGAGGTCTTCTTCGGCTCGGCCAACCAGGCCGGCGAGGACAACCGCAACGTCGCCCGCATGGCCGCCCTGCTGGCCGGCCTCAACCCGTCGGTTCCCGGCGTCACCCTGAACCGGCTGTGCGCCTCCGGCCTCGACGCGGTCGGCACCGCGGCGCGCGCGATCAAGGCCGGCGAACTCGATCTCGCCATCGCGGGCGGCGTCGAGTCCATGACCCGGGCACCGCTCGTCATGGGTAAGGCGCAGGAGGCG is part of the Prosthecodimorpha staleyi genome and encodes:
- a CDS encoding efflux transporter outer membrane subunit is translated as MARRGSIRSPPSREIEIMTINGDPARLGRPCYRHADPVPPGGTQCPRASRARMTGRVQAATVPLPVGPQPHIRGAAQRRSPGCERPLTAGAGGSRARWTGIAYASCLVAVLVLGGCAVGPDYAGPPAADLPARWHRATDQTTATPPALAEWWRDLHDPLLDRLMAQAVDGNLDVASAKAKIRAARALRREAIGGLLPTVEETASATRQQTTTTSSVGAITPVSNLFQAGFDASWEIDLFGAEARTVEAASANVEAARNDLDSTLLTLVGDVASTYVEARGYQARIALARRTAKSQRETAALTRTKFDIGSASAVDSSKATAQAASTEANIPGLESSLSQAVHRLAILTGREPGTLIGAMAKGGPIPSPRRGLPSGIPADVLANRPDIRAAERRLAQYTAKVGAAEAALYPSVGLTGSVSTSATRVGDLGKASTIAWSWGPSVTIPIFEGGRLVAARDEAAAVRDQYFIAWRQSVLTALEDVENALVSLAKERSRSRSLAEAANQYRRAATLSRTLYQSGSSSFLGVLDAERSLYSAEDALIQSRVAIATDHIALAKALGGGWTRALDTTKPEVSDTNTQPHLRPATAAIDP
- a CDS encoding MacB family efflux pump subunit — protein: MRDEPMISLHGVGREYPAGEGTVAVLADIDLDVRAGEFVAIMGASGSGKSTLMNILGCLDRPSSGAYRFKGRSTAELDPDELAELRREHFGFIFQRYHLLSELSAVGNTEIPAIYAGTPGAVRQERAAALLTRLGLADRIAHRPGQLSGGQQQRVSIARALMNGADVVLADEPTGALDRRSGEEVLKILAELNAEGHTVILVTHDAQVARRARRIVVISDGRIVSDEPNPAESGEDGPAGASLGTGPGPTPPSVGRLRAFVARFEESFHMAILAMLAHRMRTFLTMLGIVIGISSVVAMVALGEGSRQKVLSNISSLGTNTLEIFPGKDFGDVRSARIKTLVLADAEALARETWVAGVTPTVSTSSTLRYGAIEASAQVNGVGPDYFEVKATKLKTGRFFDAGAARAMSQEIVIDENSAKTLFPDPSESPIGKVILVGKVPCTIIGVTQKQQGFGASGNLSVFLAYTTVQVRFLGDTSLRSILLRVADTVDTTLAEQAATAFLIRRHGTKDFFVLNTDDIRQTITATTTTLALLIAAIAVISLVVGGIGVMNIMLVSVSERVKEIGVRMAVGARRSDILRQFLTEAVLVCLIGGVLGVAVALAAGFVFALLGSTFVFVYSATTILAAFGCSTLIGVVFGWLPAHGAARLDPVAALARD
- a CDS encoding efflux RND transporter periplasmic adaptor subunit, with the translated sequence MTPTIRTLIAGLGVAGLLAGLWWWRGVGARDPLADLLVAEATVADLQQTVQATGTLRPVRLVAVGAQVSGRITAMKVAIGDTVKAGDLVATIDSVTQENDLKSAEAALADVRAQKRQKEASLVYAEAVLERETATYAKQASSKDALESARATVATTRAQIDSLTAQIAQAEVKVDTARVDLGYTRIVAPIDGTVLLVVTQEGQTVNAVQSAPTIVVLGRIDRMTVRAEISEADAPKVRLGQPVVFSILGDFDRRWEAKLESLDPAPDTLRSDSQITSSTTSTASSSSSSSSSSSSAIYYYGRFDVPNPDGVLRTYMTAQVKVILGEAKGVVTVPTAALSSARVGSERTVEVIGAGGTTERRRVEVGLDDKVRAEIRSGLRAGERVVVGRRSAEAKASSMPGPPGGL
- a CDS encoding TetR/AcrR family transcriptional regulator — encoded protein: MVEKRQRGRPKVSPDAEQRDRIVDIGRGVFLERGYGRSTMDEVAARGCVSKKTLYRFFANKLELFAAVVEAHRHSMLAFPDDLDACDVEAALRVIVRLDIDADQDRERHALLEMAFFEAAAHPELHEVIFVHGAERSRRDLTERLQQWAAAGKLVLDDAGLAAGILMDMVFGSGRRPPRPGEPEDPEARRRRLKACIAVFLRGTMPRQGLPAAPLQDERRPAPR
- a CDS encoding YciE/YciF ferroxidase family protein, whose translation is MVSKTLDDLFLDTLKDIYYAERKILKALPKMARGAVSPELKAAFEKHRDETQGQIERLQQIFELLSKRAVGKTCAAIEGILDEGEDILEEYKGSPALDAGLISSAQAVEHYEMTRYGTLHRWAQDLGMSEAAKLLAETLEEEKSTDKALTGLADASANAKAKAKKAAA
- a CDS encoding alpha/beta hydrolase family protein codes for the protein MTASSTQFPQSGSAAGPTRGRVPIAGSRRDLLKGACAVAAGLSWVGAARADGTTKAKGLIDATARVTAARLDAMVAEAFPHFNRPVILPAFDARRHGARYDVDLHRLVTTTTVPETGETVKISGLLALPVGVTGPLPVVSWQHGTILSFDQVPSNMVLLADPAYRMSDEKDSLETLFNIQRFAAQGYAVIAADYLGKGPFRAGRGEAYAVKDATVRTCLDILETGLEAMKSLKAEPGRLFLNGWSQGALNTQWLHQDLRRQSRSITASAVQSPFNDLTESWRYWAGAQTFPPLEGAKDYPAAPNWISLCMIIALGSYQQYYGLDGLIKSATRPEFHDLALKYWADYALDFDRSKPFPSGETLLVPGFFDRFTDDRNSAFLRQIGLNIANVQRYDAPIRFYYGLADEAIRPAMSRRALAAGGRFASGAAVAGASHRGTFLASLYGDGSTLDGQENVVDWFTSLNK
- a CDS encoding nucleoside hydrolase; the protein is MDLGKRAGLAALGGLVATLLAACQPESQIAQQVDNDVTPRAQCTVIDTDFDIDDMMAIPIVIGNRHVAAIITSEGYTRAEAGAAALARLIAEPGQRAIPVIAGANSDRDPADIAKTWPWLQYFRNAMNRANNFLAVAPPVAATKPDFVEALVAATASCKTIDFVMIGSYSSFAKYSPALSNKISHVVSMGKPIGDPAQRPGNFSFNCEYDMPACELATRQIKSYKGIWVDVPRNKPVRYEPSLAMVEGLKDAGLPGTLKAALLGKRDTWDPVKVAKEAGGPGGLSLLWDQSASLYLLHPEAFVPVGGHFEPRLIGESDEATLAGMRRMWTDDTNRAVTYK